One Eurosta solidaginis isolate ZX-2024a chromosome 5, ASM4086904v1, whole genome shotgun sequence DNA segment encodes these proteins:
- the LOC137253656 gene encoding putative nuclease HARBI1 isoform X1, with translation MFNWRYFLILDDFSAENSSINRRRIRDASKPMELPQKHFQTKYRLTKEIFMEVLREINLREGVRSPYIPPILRLAATLEILAGGGYQWQTGGAHTAPMGHSTLSKVYRSTLVSMDEHLCRKWILFEKDFQPCKELFNQKYNFPGVVGAVDGTHLQLLRAVENEHIYFNRKGKHSINAMIICDHKLMIKAICHNMEVLQTIHLCGRPQKSDW, from the exons atgtttaattggcgttattttttgattttggacGATTTTAGTGCGGAAAACTCGTCAATTAATAGGAGAAGGATAAGAGATGCATCTAAGCCTATGGAGTTGCCACAAAAACA CTTCCAAACAAAATACCGGCTAACCAAAGAGATTTTTATGGAAGTATTAAGAGAAATCAACTTAAGGGAAGGTGTACGAAGCCCGTATATTCCTCCGATTTTGAGGCTAGCAGCAACACTGGAGATATTAGCAGGTGGCGGTTACCAATGGCAAACTGGTGGAGCACACACAGCACCAATGGGGCATAGTACATTGTCGAAGGTTTATCGCAGTACTTTGGTATCTATGGATGAACATCTTTGTAGAAAGTGGATACTTTTTGAAAAAGACTTTCAGCCATGCAAGGAGTTGTTtaaccaaaaatataattttcctgGAG TCGTTGGTGCCGTTGATGGTACTCATTTGCAGTTGCTAAGAGCTGTGGAAAATGAACATATATATTTCAATAGAAAAGGAAAGCATAGCATTAATGCAATGatt ATATGTGATCACAAACTAATGATCAAAGCTATATGCCACAATATGGAGGTGCTGCAAACGATTCATTTGTGTGGAAGGCCTCAAAAGAGCGACTGGTAA
- the LOC137253656 gene encoding putative nuclease HARBI1 isoform X2 gives MELPQKHFQTKYRLTKEIFMEVLREINLREGVRSPYIPPILRLAATLEILAGGGYQWQTGGAHTAPMGHSTLSKVYRSTLVSMDEHLCRKWILFEKDFQPCKELFNQKYNFPGVVGAVDGTHLQLLRAVENEHIYFNRKGKHSINAMIICDHKLMIKAICHNMEVLQTIHLCGRPQKSDW, from the exons ATGGAGTTGCCACAAAAACA CTTCCAAACAAAATACCGGCTAACCAAAGAGATTTTTATGGAAGTATTAAGAGAAATCAACTTAAGGGAAGGTGTACGAAGCCCGTATATTCCTCCGATTTTGAGGCTAGCAGCAACACTGGAGATATTAGCAGGTGGCGGTTACCAATGGCAAACTGGTGGAGCACACACAGCACCAATGGGGCATAGTACATTGTCGAAGGTTTATCGCAGTACTTTGGTATCTATGGATGAACATCTTTGTAGAAAGTGGATACTTTTTGAAAAAGACTTTCAGCCATGCAAGGAGTTGTTtaaccaaaaatataattttcctgGAG TCGTTGGTGCCGTTGATGGTACTCATTTGCAGTTGCTAAGAGCTGTGGAAAATGAACATATATATTTCAATAGAAAAGGAAAGCATAGCATTAATGCAATGatt ATATGTGATCACAAACTAATGATCAAAGCTATATGCCACAATATGGAGGTGCTGCAAACGATTCATTTGTGTGGAAGGCCTCAAAAGAGCGACTGGTAA